The following are encoded in a window of Haliotis asinina isolate JCU_RB_2024 chromosome 14, JCU_Hal_asi_v2, whole genome shotgun sequence genomic DNA:
- the LOC137260603 gene encoding ribonuclease kappa-B-like, protein MACPICGPKLSAYCMVLSIWAIIMLGLLGLFFYIRSPALFEDIPAGDWEKNNYTYSYVQEKYEQNAMNCWIAAGLYFLLLIFSFSQQRMNSRANYELS, encoded by the exons ATGGCTTGTCCTATCTGTGGGCCGAAATTATCGGCGTATTGCATGGTTCTAAGTATATGGGCTATCATAATGCTG GGTCTGCTCGGTCTGTTCTTTTACATCCGAAGTCCTGCATTGTTTGAAGACATTCCTGCGGGAGACTGGGAGAAGAATAACTACACCTACTCCTACGTGCAGGAGAAGTATGAACAGAATGCCATGAACTGCTGGATTGCTGCTGGTCTCTACTTCCTCCTTCTTATCTTCTCCTTCTCACAACAAAGAATGAACTCCAGAGCTAACTATGAGCTGTCATAG